A region of Beijerinckia sp. 28-YEA-48 DNA encodes the following proteins:
- a CDS encoding LysR family transcriptional regulator, protein MDLRHLRNMLAVIEEGSLGKAAQRLNISQPALTKSIQRLEEHLGVKLFERVSRGMKPTFYAQSLQGYAKAACVGMAEAQSRIASLRNGTEGLITVAAPPQIATELLPRLLVRLARERPKLHVRIVSQNKDLFLDLLDGHFDVVIAMMYNEFPNEGLEREWLFDDKLVLAMRADHPLSEKANLRPEDLLDQKWVFADSNTWNQHRLRLYFEQLGLPVPVAQMECRDPAVLKAVVSTSDYISVIANLGIEREVKRGVLRAMEIPSPLMQRPIGIIRRSGEQMSPAIKSFVQIAQDMCGTHAVAAH, encoded by the coding sequence ATGGATCTTAGGCATCTCAGAAATATGCTGGCTGTCATCGAGGAGGGCAGCCTGGGCAAGGCGGCGCAGCGTCTGAATATTTCACAGCCGGCTTTGACGAAGAGCATTCAGCGGCTTGAGGAGCATCTGGGCGTTAAGCTGTTCGAGCGCGTCAGCCGCGGCATGAAGCCGACGTTTTATGCGCAGAGCCTGCAGGGGTATGCGAAAGCCGCCTGCGTCGGCATGGCGGAAGCACAAAGCCGCATCGCCTCCCTGCGTAATGGGACCGAGGGCCTTATCACGGTCGCAGCGCCGCCGCAGATCGCGACAGAGCTTCTGCCGCGGCTGCTTGTGCGGCTGGCGCGGGAACGGCCGAAGCTGCATGTGCGGATCGTCTCGCAGAACAAGGATTTGTTCCTGGACTTGCTGGACGGGCATTTCGATGTGGTCATCGCCATGATGTACAACGAATTTCCGAACGAAGGTTTGGAGCGCGAATGGCTGTTCGACGATAAGCTGGTGCTGGCGATGCGCGCCGATCATCCACTTAGCGAGAAAGCCAATCTCCGGCCGGAAGACCTGCTCGATCAGAAATGGGTGTTCGCGGACAGCAACACATGGAACCAGCATCGTCTGCGGCTCTATTTCGAACAGCTGGGACTGCCGGTGCCCGTGGCGCAGATGGAATGCCGTGACCCGGCCGTGCTCAAAGCCGTGGTTTCGACGAGCGACTATATCAGCGTCATCGCGAATCTCGGCATCGAGCGCGAGGTGAAACGCGGTGTACTGCGGGCGATGGAAATTCCCTCGCCATTAATGCAGCGCCCGATCGGCATCATCCGACGCTCGGGCGAACAGATGTCGCCCGCCATCAAATCCTTTGTCCAAATCGCCCAGGACATGTGCGGGACTCACGCTGTTGCCGCTCATTGA
- a CDS encoding FCD domain-containing protein, translating to MSTVDSDMVRNPSAERGDKAPPLSEQAFRILRHQILRGEIAPGEKLRIEVLQKEYSFSSSPLREALNRLVAEGLVTADDHRGFRAAAMSQSDLQDITNFRLVAEPAAFAQSIAAGTDEWEGRVVAAHHQLERIEEKIAREEAHWNEEWTLRHKGFHMALVSAAGSVRLIATCSSLFDQAERYRRFSARNRIKPRNTQDEHRRLMEAAIGRQAELAVALLKEHLTLTTRNVIDLQRGDG from the coding sequence ATGAGCACGGTTGACTCTGATATGGTCCGAAATCCTTCGGCTGAACGGGGCGATAAAGCGCCGCCGCTGTCAGAGCAGGCTTTTCGCATTCTCCGGCATCAGATTCTGCGCGGCGAAATCGCGCCCGGCGAGAAGCTGCGCATCGAGGTTTTGCAGAAAGAATATTCGTTCTCGAGCAGTCCTCTGCGTGAGGCGCTGAACCGCTTGGTCGCCGAAGGGCTGGTGACGGCCGATGATCACCGTGGCTTTCGCGCCGCCGCCATGTCGCAGTCCGACCTTCAAGACATCACCAATTTTCGCCTGGTGGCGGAGCCTGCTGCCTTCGCTCAGTCCATTGCTGCCGGCACCGACGAATGGGAAGGGCGTGTCGTCGCTGCCCATCATCAGCTGGAGCGGATCGAGGAAAAGATTGCCCGCGAAGAGGCGCATTGGAACGAGGAATGGACCTTGCGCCACAAAGGCTTTCACATGGCTTTGGTGTCGGCTGCCGGCTCGGTCCGGCTGATCGCCACCTGCTCGAGCCTGTTCGATCAAGCCGAACGCTATAGGCGCTTTTCCGCGCGCAATCGCATCAAGCCGCGCAACACCCAGGACGAACATCGCCGGTTGATGGAGGCCGCCATCGGCCGCCAGGCCGAGCTCGCGGTGGCGCTCCTGAAAGAGCATCTGACCTTGACCACCCGCAATGTGATCGACCTTCAGAGGGGCGACGGGTGA
- a CDS encoding aromatic-ring-hydroxylating dioxygenase subunit beta, with protein MLDLALQRQIELFLFEEARLLDDGDFEGWLKLYEPQGIYWMPSQPGQTDPLNVASIIYEDHAILSIRVRRLLEERALVLTPMPRTTHVVSNIEAKAAGEQAFTVGAAFICVVHQGDKQTLYSGRHSYDLVRSDDTFRIKMKRVALMNCDAAHAPMTIPL; from the coding sequence ATGCTCGACCTTGCTCTGCAACGACAGATCGAACTCTTTCTCTTCGAGGAGGCGCGCCTCCTCGACGATGGCGATTTCGAAGGATGGCTGAAGCTCTATGAGCCACAGGGGATCTATTGGATGCCCAGCCAGCCTGGGCAGACCGATCCACTCAATGTCGCGTCGATCATTTATGAGGACCACGCGATCCTCTCGATCCGCGTGCGCCGGCTGTTGGAAGAGCGTGCGCTCGTCTTGACGCCGATGCCGCGCACAACGCATGTTGTCAGCAATATCGAGGCAAAAGCTGCGGGCGAGCAGGCATTTACGGTTGGCGCGGCCTTCATCTGCGTCGTCCATCAGGGCGACAAACAGACGCTCTATTCGGGTCGCCATAGCTATGATCTTGTCCGCTCAGACGATACGTTTCGAATCAAGATGAAGCGCGTGGCCTTGATGAATTGCGATGCCGCGCATGCGCCGATGACCATCCCCCTGTAG
- a CDS encoding SRPBCC family protein encodes MYTIAATFDVNPPGEPVIISREQMWKGLVQKAEYAVPFVPAMDDCRIIERFEDGFIREIHLRGTVMRERIVFTPNVQVHFQRIDPADGGWIANIMSESEHGLLLTFLFALTFPGVAAGSSEESRRGDEVKASYVEAITATIAETRRRVREGVV; translated from the coding sequence ATGTACACGATCGCCGCAACTTTCGACGTCAACCCGCCGGGGGAGCCCGTCATCATCAGCCGAGAGCAGATGTGGAAAGGGCTCGTCCAGAAGGCGGAATATGCGGTGCCCTTCGTGCCGGCCATGGACGACTGCCGGATCATCGAGCGTTTTGAGGATGGTTTTATCCGCGAGATTCATCTGCGTGGCACGGTGATGCGCGAACGCATCGTGTTTACGCCGAATGTGCAGGTGCATTTCCAGCGCATCGATCCTGCCGACGGCGGCTGGATCGCCAATATCATGAGTGAATCCGAACATGGCCTGCTGCTCACCTTCCTCTTCGCTTTGACGTTTCCGGGAGTGGCAGCCGGATCAAGCGAGGAGAGCCGTCGTGGCGATGAGGTGAAGGCGAGCTATGTGGAAGCCATTACCGCGACGATCGCCGAGACCCGGCGGCGGGTCAGAGAGGGCGTAGTTTAG
- a CDS encoding thiamine pyrophosphate-dependent enzyme, translating to MINRKQALQVLAGKVTDQIVVATYSSATDWLDIVDRPLNYFSSGAMGLASSHGLGLALARPERRVIVLDGDGSLLMNLGTLVTIAQVAPRNLTHLVFQNGTYEANGGHPIPNQGVDFEAHARAAGIRDTFTVFTLKDFESRIDAVLSADNLLFGCVKIEQGPLGPRSYKDMYRHERRAALREALAQ from the coding sequence ATGATCAACCGTAAACAAGCTCTTCAAGTGCTGGCCGGCAAGGTCACCGATCAGATCGTTGTGGCGACCTATAGTTCGGCGACCGATTGGCTCGATATCGTCGACCGTCCTCTCAACTACTTCTCATCCGGTGCCATGGGACTTGCCTCATCGCACGGCCTCGGCCTGGCGCTGGCGCGCCCGGAACGCCGTGTTATCGTGCTCGATGGCGACGGCTCGCTGTTGATGAATCTCGGTACGCTGGTGACGATCGCCCAGGTGGCGCCACGCAATCTCACCCATCTGGTATTCCAGAACGGCACCTATGAGGCGAACGGCGGTCATCCGATTCCCAATCAGGGTGTGGATTTCGAAGCGCATGCGCGCGCCGCCGGCATCCGCGATACATTCACGGTGTTCACCTTGAAGGATTTCGAGAGCCGGATCGATGCGGTCCTCTCGGCGGACAATCTTCTGTTTGGCTGCGTCAAGATCGAGCAAGGGCCGCTGGGGCCGCGCAGCTATAAGGACATGTACCGTCATGAACGCCGGGCGGCGCTCAGGGAGGCTTTGGCGCAGTAA
- the mtgA gene encoding monofunctional biosynthetic peptidoglycan transglycosylase, producing MPARGRGVRRRGGLRFWFRRLLFVLLALALLPLALTLLYAIPQVRPVSTLMLADLVTGGYDRRWVDIDDIAPVLRTAVIMSEDGQFCAHHGIDFAGLKTVVDKTLDGGTTRGASTIPMQTAKNLFLWPGRSFVRKALEAPLALWLDAVLSKKRLLEIYLNIVEWGPGIYGAEAAARHHFGRSASELTRRQAALLAVALPNPIVRTPARPSGLLNRLASVIERRIAQAGSYAACVK from the coding sequence ATGCCAGCACGCGGTCGTGGAGTGAGACGACGCGGCGGCCTCAGGTTCTGGTTCCGGCGGCTGCTGTTCGTTCTCCTGGCCTTGGCGCTGCTGCCGCTCGCTTTGACGCTTCTCTACGCCATCCCGCAGGTGCGGCCTGTTTCGACGTTGATGCTCGCGGACCTGGTTACAGGGGGGTACGATCGGCGATGGGTTGATATCGATGATATCGCGCCGGTGCTGCGCACCGCCGTCATCATGTCCGAGGATGGACAGTTCTGCGCTCATCACGGCATCGACTTTGCCGGGCTGAAGACGGTGGTCGATAAGACGTTGGACGGCGGGACGACCCGTGGCGCTTCGACGATCCCCATGCAGACGGCGAAGAATCTCTTTCTCTGGCCCGGTCGCTCTTTCGTCCGCAAAGCGCTGGAGGCGCCATTGGCGTTGTGGCTCGATGCGGTGCTGTCGAAGAAGCGGCTGCTCGAGATCTATCTCAACATTGTCGAATGGGGGCCGGGCATCTATGGCGCCGAGGCTGCCGCGCGGCATCACTTCGGCCGCTCCGCCAGCGAACTGACGCGCCGTCAGGCGGCGCTGCTGGCGGTGGCGCTGCCTAACCCGATCGTGCGCACCCCGGCGCGGCCAAGTGGCCTCCTCAATCGGCTTGCCTCAGTGATCGAACGGCGGATCGCCCAGGCCGGTAGCTATGCGGCCTGCGTAAAGTAG
- a CDS encoding amidohydrolase family protein — protein sequence MNEHAIRAPGAEGELADRAPQLPRGSCDCQLHVYAQDRSAYPIRHNRPLYDAPVAELSDALRMHEQVALDRLVLVQATVYTTDHALLLDSLAKLTPARARGVAIIDDSVTDDELKRLDAAGVRAARFNFQPRLGLVPSLDMFRRSVRRVQDLGWFIKIFGGPSELAEIADEIRRCEVPVVIDHMGHLNQGGAIHEAGLKLLRSTLEQKDRWVMLSNGHRLSARGYPWDDAVEVGRLLYETVPDRCIWGSDWPHVGSLGGPMPDDGDLVRLLLRYLPDNEAIERVLVTNPTKLFGF from the coding sequence ATGAACGAACATGCCATCCGCGCGCCTGGCGCAGAGGGGGAACTTGCCGATCGGGCACCGCAGCTGCCGCGTGGCAGTTGCGACTGTCAGCTGCATGTCTATGCGCAGGACCGCTCCGCCTATCCGATCCGGCATAACAGGCCGTTGTATGATGCGCCGGTCGCCGAATTGTCCGATGCCCTCCGCATGCACGAACAGGTTGCTCTGGATCGTCTCGTGCTCGTGCAAGCGACCGTCTACACGACCGACCATGCCTTGCTGCTCGACTCCTTGGCGAAATTGACGCCGGCGCGGGCACGTGGCGTCGCCATCATCGATGATAGCGTGACGGATGATGAGCTGAAGCGCCTCGACGCGGCGGGCGTGCGCGCCGCGCGTTTCAATTTTCAGCCGCGGCTTGGGCTTGTTCCGAGCCTCGATATGTTCCGGCGATCGGTCCGCAGAGTTCAGGATCTGGGCTGGTTCATCAAGATCTTTGGTGGTCCGAGCGAGCTAGCCGAGATCGCTGATGAGATCAGGCGATGCGAAGTTCCTGTCGTCATCGACCATATGGGCCATCTGAATCAGGGCGGCGCCATTCATGAAGCCGGTTTGAAGCTGCTGCGTTCGACCCTCGAACAAAAGGATCGCTGGGTGATGTTGTCCAATGGTCATCGTCTCTCGGCGCGCGGCTATCCTTGGGATGATGCCGTCGAGGTCGGGCGGCTGCTTTATGAGACTGTGCCCGATCGGTGCATCTGGGGCAGCGACTGGCCGCATGTGGGGTCTTTGGGCGGGCCCATGCCTGATGACGGGGATCTGGTGCGCCTGCTGCTGCGCTATCTGCCAGACAATGAGGCGATTGAGCGGGTGCTGGTGACCAATCCGACGAAGCTGTTTGGGTTCTGA
- a CDS encoding aromatic ring-hydroxylating dioxygenase subunit alpha, with protein MTEPHVSDLPTADEIRDLVRPDHVHRRAYADPAVFQLEQDRIFGRLWIYVAHESQIKKSGDFVRTRLGPHEVLVTRSEDGQINVLINRCPHRGARLCMVDHGTSRLFSCPYHAWVFRPDGTLSSVPHRQSYPESFDLDDARNHMQRIHQIETYRGFIFATLNEAPEPLAKHLGPMVEVIDNLCDRAPDGEVEMAESYFSVEYRGNWKLHMENAADIFHPSFVHASSVMPARKAPANASILDQDQTREMLLANGFGFKEWEGIQLNGLPGGHAYMTNIYSDGVLVNKDADPVAAQYRAALVAKVGEARTAAILGMNRFNNIVYPNLIINAQYQQMRVATPLAVDRTLVRIYCFKLKGAPDAMFHRAVRFLTTLGSPASMIFSDDVEMLERCQQGLSKDSGPWVDFSRGLDSDRSDPNGMLSGAASEMPMRVQFQAWVNYLTAEAA; from the coding sequence ATGACCGAACCTCATGTGAGTGATCTGCCAACGGCGGACGAAATTCGCGACCTTGTTCGCCCCGATCATGTTCATCGGCGCGCCTATGCCGATCCCGCCGTGTTTCAACTCGAGCAGGACCGTATTTTCGGGCGTCTGTGGATCTATGTCGCGCATGAAAGCCAGATCAAAAAATCTGGCGATTTCGTGCGCACGCGGCTTGGACCCCATGAAGTCCTGGTCACACGCAGCGAAGATGGCCAGATCAATGTCCTGATCAATCGTTGTCCGCATCGCGGCGCGCGGCTGTGCATGGTCGATCACGGCACGAGCCGGCTGTTCAGCTGTCCCTATCACGCCTGGGTCTTTCGCCCGGATGGTACGTTGTCGTCGGTTCCGCATCGCCAGAGCTATCCGGAAAGCTTCGATCTGGACGATGCCCGCAATCACATGCAGCGCATCCATCAGATCGAGACCTATCGCGGTTTCATCTTCGCTACGCTGAATGAAGCGCCCGAGCCATTAGCCAAACATCTGGGGCCGATGGTCGAGGTGATCGACAACCTCTGCGATCGGGCGCCCGATGGCGAAGTCGAAATGGCGGAATCGTATTTCTCGGTGGAGTATCGCGGCAATTGGAAGCTGCATATGGAAAATGCCGCCGACATTTTCCATCCGAGCTTCGTCCATGCCTCCTCGGTGATGCCCGCCCGCAAGGCGCCAGCGAATGCCTCGATCCTCGATCAGGACCAGACGCGCGAGATGCTGCTGGCCAATGGCTTCGGCTTCAAGGAATGGGAGGGCATCCAGCTCAACGGCCTGCCTGGCGGCCACGCTTATATGACCAACATCTACAGTGATGGCGTTTTGGTGAACAAGGACGCCGATCCCGTCGCGGCTCAGTACAGGGCCGCGCTCGTCGCCAAAGTGGGGGAGGCGCGAACGGCTGCGATCCTTGGCATGAACCGCTTCAACAACATCGTTTATCCCAATCTCATCATCAACGCGCAGTATCAGCAGATGCGCGTCGCGACCCCGTTGGCGGTCGATCGCACGCTCGTGCGCATCTATTGCTTCAAGCTCAAGGGGGCGCCGGACGCGATGTTTCACCGCGCCGTGCGCTTCCTGACGACGCTCGGCTCGCCGGCCTCAATGATCTTTTCCGACGATGTGGAAATGCTGGAGCGCTGCCAGCAGGGGCTCTCGAAAGATAGCGGCCCCTGGGTCGATTTCTCGCGCGGGCTCGACAGCGATCGGAGCGACCCGAATGGCATGCTTTCAGGCGCGGCGAGCGAGATGCCGATGCGCGTCCAATTCCAGGCATGGGTGAACTATTTGACCGCCGAGGCTGCCTGA
- a CDS encoding ABC transporter substrate-binding protein → MMRLIGPIAGAMVSLLACDIAAGQTLAKLKIAIGGKGLGESAVSEAGQKVGIFKKHGLELDILYTAGTGETQQAVISGSADIGIGVGVLGALGAYAKGAPLRVIGASYTGDSNLFWYVRADSPIREPKDAAGKTVAYSTTGSSGHNVVLQMQKYLGVAFMPTATGSGAATYTQVMSGQIDVGWSGAPFGVEALEAGKIRAVWRASDVPILAHQTSRVIIANASFLHARADAVKRYMAAYRETVDWMYATPQGVEAYADWASIPVEIARLTMKDFVTKDGINPDKVSDLEGAMKSAVEFRYLPAPLNAAQIKDFVQLPPRD, encoded by the coding sequence ATGATGCGTTTGATCGGACCCATCGCTGGGGCGATGGTGAGTTTGCTCGCTTGCGATATCGCGGCTGGACAGACGCTTGCTAAACTCAAGATCGCCATCGGCGGCAAGGGGCTTGGCGAATCGGCGGTGTCGGAAGCTGGCCAGAAGGTCGGGATCTTCAAGAAGCATGGGCTCGAACTCGACATCCTCTACACCGCTGGCACGGGCGAAACGCAACAGGCGGTGATTTCCGGCAGCGCCGATATCGGCATTGGCGTCGGCGTGCTTGGTGCGCTGGGCGCCTATGCCAAGGGCGCGCCTCTTCGGGTGATCGGCGCCAGCTACACTGGCGATTCAAACTTGTTCTGGTATGTGCGGGCGGACTCGCCGATCCGCGAACCGAAAGATGCGGCGGGAAAGACTGTCGCTTATTCCACCACTGGGTCTTCCGGCCACAATGTGGTGTTGCAGATGCAGAAATATCTTGGCGTTGCCTTCATGCCCACGGCAACCGGATCGGGAGCGGCAACCTATACGCAGGTGATGAGCGGGCAGATCGATGTCGGCTGGTCGGGTGCGCCCTTCGGCGTGGAGGCGTTGGAAGCAGGCAAGATCCGCGCGGTGTGGCGCGCTTCGGATGTTCCGATTCTGGCGCATCAGACATCGCGCGTGATCATCGCCAATGCATCGTTTCTTCATGCGCGTGCCGACGCGGTGAAGCGCTATATGGCGGCATATCGCGAGACGGTCGATTGGATGTATGCGACGCCGCAAGGCGTTGAGGCCTATGCGGATTGGGCGTCGATTCCCGTAGAAATCGCGCGGCTGACGATGAAGGACTTCGTCACCAAGGACGGGATCAATCCGGATAAGGTTTCCGACCTCGAAGGCGCCATGAAAAGCGCGGTGGAATTCCGTTATCTGCCGGCCCCGCTGAACGCGGCGCAGATCAAGGATTTCGTTCAGCTCCCGCCACGGGATTGA
- a CDS encoding MBL fold metallo-hydrolase codes for MALRYKIGDIEIVCISDGMLRSSLDYVIGLERGIARRISDAPADDVLTIPVNNFVFEREGARILIDGGSGTKMQATLGRLPAELREAGYPPESITHIILTHLHPDHADGLIDDELNAVFPNAALLLHEKEFAFWMGEAGAAESDHVKRRRARNQADVKPYLDRIRLMRDGESFLGCSPILAPGHTPGHTCWRIETGAQDLMAWGDVVHFSSIQFPLPETAVKYDLDPDLARDTRMRLLDLIATQGSIIAGVHVSPPGIGTIVRDGAGYRFVPARASSI; via the coding sequence ATGGCCCTCAGATATAAGATCGGCGATATCGAGATCGTCTGCATCAGTGATGGGATGCTGAGAAGTTCCCTCGACTATGTGATCGGGCTGGAACGCGGGATTGCCCGACGCATTTCCGACGCGCCGGCGGATGATGTGCTGACCATCCCGGTCAATAATTTTGTTTTCGAACGCGAAGGCGCCCGCATCCTCATTGATGGGGGATCGGGCACCAAGATGCAGGCAACGCTCGGCCGTTTGCCGGCGGAATTGCGCGAGGCCGGATATCCGCCTGAAAGCATCACTCACATCATCCTTACCCATCTGCATCCCGATCACGCCGACGGGCTTATCGATGATGAGCTGAATGCGGTCTTCCCGAATGCAGCGCTGCTGCTGCATGAAAAGGAATTCGCCTTCTGGATGGGCGAGGCCGGCGCGGCGGAAAGCGATCACGTCAAGCGGCGACGCGCCCGCAACCAGGCGGATGTGAAGCCTTATCTCGATCGCATTCGATTGATGCGGGATGGCGAAAGCTTTCTCGGCTGCTCGCCCATTCTGGCGCCGGGGCATACGCCAGGTCACACCTGTTGGCGCATCGAAACCGGGGCGCAGGATTTGATGGCCTGGGGCGATGTCGTCCACTTTTCGTCGATCCAGTTTCCGCTGCCGGAGACGGCGGTGAAATATGATCTCGATCCCGATCTCGCCAGAGACACCCGTATGCGGCTGCTCGATCTGATCGCCACGCAAGGTTCGATCATCGCCGGTGTTCATGTGAGTCCGCCAGGGATCGGCACCATCGTTCGCGACGGTGCGGGTTATCGCTTCGTGCCAGCGCGGGCGTCTTCGATTTAG
- a CDS encoding decarboxylase, translating to MTASGTDKVLPLREPSVTLALPRGSSIIAQVKKANVQYVLSVPDQHTSVGLLHPIAADPDLKLVRVCKEDECFGIAAGLTYGNLRSLILVQYTGFLYAVNAVRGVAVEQKLPMCFMVGMLGKEPGVPAMEAKKFGLRLVEPILDAMGIQHTTIETEDDVPKISGLIEAAWRDSRPQAILLGGRPEAK from the coding sequence ATGACTGCGTCGGGCACGGATAAGGTGCTGCCCCTGCGTGAGCCCAGTGTCACACTGGCGCTGCCGCGTGGATCAAGCATCATCGCGCAAGTGAAGAAAGCCAATGTTCAATATGTGCTCTCGGTCCCCGACCAGCACACGTCTGTTGGATTGTTGCACCCCATCGCCGCGGACCCCGACCTGAAATTGGTGCGGGTGTGTAAGGAGGACGAGTGCTTCGGCATTGCGGCCGGTCTCACCTATGGCAACCTCCGCTCCTTGATTCTGGTGCAATACACAGGCTTCCTTTACGCGGTGAATGCCGTTCGCGGCGTCGCGGTCGAACAGAAACTGCCGATGTGCTTCATGGTCGGCATGCTCGGCAAGGAGCCTGGCGTGCCGGCCATGGAAGCGAAGAAATTTGGCCTGCGTCTCGTCGAGCCGATTCTCGATGCGATGGGCATTCAACACACGACCATCGAGACCGAAGATGACGTACCGAAAATTTCGGGACTTATCGAGGCCGCATGGCGTGATTCACGGCCGCAGGCCATCCTTCTCGGCGGGCGTCCGGAGGCAAAATGA
- a CDS encoding enolase C-terminal domain-like protein, with amino-acid sequence MRILAIREKTIALGSASRNSSIGFGGMTASAIAVHTDAVRDGRPVVGLAFDSIGRYGHGGLLRERFMPRLLAASPDSYTDGSGGIDPRRAWTIVMADEKAGGHGERCGAVGLIDAALWDIKAKLAGEPLWSTLAATSGQTADGHMAVYASGGHYRDVDDVKLLSEDIRRAIGEGHRRFKIKIGGVGLDEDVARVEAVHALLGAGMTLAVDGNGTFDRAKTIGYLQALAPLGLAWIEEPVHPLDYELHREVAAVSPLPLATGENLFSRDDARNLLRHGGLRPDRDMLQFDISLSYGIVEYLRILDDLAVHGWRRDRCAPHAGHLLAAHCVAGLGLGLAEVAMDQESLFGSLTADLPLHDGIATLPDVPGAGLETCRPFKAIFADLLH; translated from the coding sequence ATGCGCATTCTGGCCATCAGGGAAAAAACGATCGCGCTAGGATCGGCCAGCCGCAATTCCAGCATCGGCTTCGGCGGTATGACGGCGAGCGCGATCGCTGTGCATACGGACGCTGTCCGCGATGGCCGTCCCGTTGTCGGTCTCGCCTTCGATTCCATTGGTCGCTATGGGCACGGTGGCCTGTTGCGCGAGCGCTTCATGCCGCGGCTCCTGGCAGCGTCGCCAGATTCCTACACGGATGGCAGCGGCGGCATTGATCCGCGCCGTGCCTGGACGATCGTGATGGCGGATGAGAAGGCGGGCGGCCATGGCGAGCGCTGCGGCGCTGTCGGCCTGATCGACGCGGCGCTCTGGGATATCAAAGCCAAACTGGCTGGCGAACCGCTCTGGAGCACGCTGGCGGCAACATCCGGCCAGACGGCAGATGGACATATGGCGGTTTATGCCAGCGGCGGCCACTATCGCGATGTCGATGACGTGAAACTGCTGAGCGAGGATATTCGTCGCGCCATCGGCGAGGGCCATCGCCGTTTCAAGATCAAGATTGGCGGTGTCGGTCTCGACGAGGACGTGGCGCGGGTCGAAGCAGTCCATGCGCTCCTGGGAGCGGGCATGACTTTGGCGGTCGATGGCAACGGCACCTTCGATCGGGCCAAGACGATCGGCTATCTGCAAGCGCTGGCGCCGCTCGGGTTGGCCTGGATCGAGGAGCCGGTTCACCCGCTCGATTATGAATTGCATCGCGAGGTCGCCGCTGTCTCGCCGCTGCCTCTGGCCACGGGTGAGAATTTGTTCTCGCGCGATGATGCCCGCAATCTACTCCGCCACGGTGGCCTACGCCCCGATCGCGACATGCTGCAGTTCGATATCTCGCTGAGCTATGGGATCGTCGAATATCTGCGCATTCTTGACGATCTCGCCGTCCACGGTTGGCGGCGCGATCGCTGCGCGCCCCATGCCGGGCATCTGCTTGCCGCCCATTGCGTCGCTGGCTTGGGCCTCGGCCTGGCCGAAGTGGCCATGGACCAGGAGAGTCTGTTTGGCAGCCTGACCGCAGATCTGCCGTTGCACGACGGCATCGCCACTTTACCGGATGTGCCGGGCGCGGGCCTCGAAACCTGTCGGCCCTTCAAGGCGATTTTCGCCGATCTTTTGCACTGA
- a CDS encoding TetR/AcrR family transcriptional regulator — MVQVKKKEIRQAILDSAYDLFSERGYHSTTLQEIADLAGIGVSSVYSYFPSKIDLFYAVFVPWTEAAFERLEQRVNKQKSNREKLRTIMLGVWRDMPEENIGLTNSLMEALASADPKRPKPVPLLKWTEDRLMEMLRGILPDSGIDYELLPNLFMMANDGFVINRRLNDLRDIERLCNAMCDIILGRN, encoded by the coding sequence ATGGTTCAGGTCAAGAAGAAGGAAATCCGGCAGGCGATCCTGGATAGCGCCTACGACCTCTTCTCCGAACGCGGCTATCACAGCACCACTTTGCAGGAGATCGCCGACCTCGCCGGGATCGGCGTCAGTAGCGTCTATTCTTATTTTCCTTCGAAGATCGACTTGTTTTATGCCGTCTTTGTGCCCTGGACAGAGGCGGCTTTTGAGCGCCTTGAGCAGCGCGTTAACAAGCAGAAGAGCAACCGGGAGAAGCTGCGCACCATCATGCTCGGTGTCTGGCGTGACATGCCGGAGGAGAATATCGGGCTCACCAACAGCCTGATGGAGGCCTTGGCCTCGGCTGATCCGAAACGGCCGAAGCCGGTGCCATTGCTGAAGTGGACGGAAGACAGGTTGATGGAGATGCTGAGAGGCATTCTGCCCGACAGCGGCATCGACTATGAGTTGCTGCCCAACCTGTTCATGATGGCGAATGACGGCTTCGTCATCAACCGCCGGCTCAACGACCTGCGCGACATTGAGCGGCTGTGCAACGCCATGTGCGATATCATTCTGGGGCGAAACTAG